The Accipiter gentilis chromosome 14, bAccGen1.1, whole genome shotgun sequence genome contains a region encoding:
- the EIF1B gene encoding eukaryotic translation initiation factor 1b, with product MSSIQNLQSFDPFADATKGDDLLPAGTEDYIHIRIQQRNGRKTLTTVQGIADDYDKKKLVKAFKKKFACNGTVIEHPEYGEVIQLQGDQRKNICQFLLEIGIVKEEQLKVHGF from the exons ATGTCATCTATCCAGAACCTCCAATCCTTCG ACCCCTTTGCTGATGCAACAAAGGGTGACGACTTACTCCCGGCGGGGACTGAGGATTACATTCATATAAGGATCCAGCAACGAAACGGAAGAAAGACACTAACAACTGTTCAGGGAATTGCAGATGATTATGACAAGAAGAAACTTGTGAAGGCTTTCAAAAAG AAATTTGCTTGTAATGGTACTGTGATTGAACATCCTGAATACGGTGAAGTTATCCAGCTTCAAGGTGACCAGAGGAAGAACATTTGCCAATTCCTCTTGGAG ATTGGCATTGTCAAGGAAGAACAACTGAAAGTTCATGGTTTCTAA